A genomic region of Miscanthus floridulus cultivar M001 chromosome 3, ASM1932011v1, whole genome shotgun sequence contains the following coding sequences:
- the LOC136546576 gene encoding protein DOWNSTREAM OF FLC-like codes for MAAMASSSPMAMMAPAAVLLAALVLLMLSDAEAKFLPNNITVVGSVYCDACSNNTFSKHSFFLKGARVLIKCSFKVNSTSSEELSLEAERTTDQHGVYKLDVPPVDGFECREGHEVRSACRATLVRSSSAACNVPGLGGSTQHIALRSRATSACFLNLNALNFRPAKRDGALCHGHGDDGGNAFGSSLFFWPFLPLFWPPFRVPGGAAGGTVSFPWPFPVPDWLVPFLRPPFLPFPLYEPASPPPPFYRFPPSQEAASRP; via the exons ATGGCCGCAATGGCGAGCAGCAGCCCCATGGCGATGATGGCTCCGGCTGCCGTGTTACTGGCGGCGCTGGTGCTGCTGATGCTCAGTGACGCGGAGGCCAAGTTCCTGCCCAACAACATCACCGTCGTTGGCTCCGTGTACTGCGACGCCTGCTCCAACAATACCTTCTCCAAGCATAGCTTCTTCTTGAAAG GAGCCAGGGTGCTGATCAAGTGCAGCTTCAAGGTGAACTCGACGTCGTCCGAAGAGCTGTCCCTGGAAGCGGAGCGCACCACCGACCAGCACGGCGTGTACAAGCTGGACGTGCCCCCCGTGGACGGCTTCGAGTGCCGCGAGGGCCACGAGGTCCGGTCGGCGTGCCGCGCCACGCTCGTCCGGAGCTCCTCCGCCGCCTGCAACGTCCCGGGCCTCGGGGGCTCCACGCAGCACATCGCGCTCCGCTCCCGCGCCACCAGCGCCTGCTTCCTCAACCTCAACGCGCTCAACTTCCGCCCCGCCAAACGGGACGGCGCGCTCTGCCACGGCCACGGGGACGACGGGGGCAACGCGTTCGGCTCCTCGCTTTTCTTCTGGCCGTTCTTGCCGCTCTTCTGGCCGCCGTTCCGGGTcccgggcggcgccgccggcgggACGGTGTCGTTCCCGTGGCCGTTCCCGGTGCCCGACTGGCTGGTGCCGTTCCTGCGGCCACCGTTCTTGCCATTCCCGCTCTACGAGCCGGCGTCCCCACCGCCGCCGTTCTACCGCTTCCCACCTTCCCAAGAAGCGGCTTCTCGGCCTTGA
- the LOC136546574 gene encoding indole-3-acetic acid-induced protein ARG7-like, translating to MAEKKLTGPAMAEKGRKPAGLIMKTLDRCRSSARRSKPAPAPEGCFTVCVGAGRQRFVVRTECVNHPLFRALLEEAEEAFGYAAAGPLALPCDADAFVRVLEQIEEEDAAGQAAAVARCGFVRGHSAYRLLVPARPLLVGRS from the coding sequence ATGGCTGAGAAGAAGCTCACGGGCCCGGCCATGGCGGAGAAAGGAAGGAAGCCGGCGGGGCTCATCATGAAGACGCTGGACCGGTGCCGCAGCAGCGCGCGGAGGAGcaagccggcgccggcgccggagggTTGCTTCACGGTGTGCGTCGGCGCGGGGCGGCAGCGCTTCGTGGTCCGGACGGAGTGCGTGAACCACCCGCTGTTCCGGGCGCTGCTGGAGGAGGCCGAGGAGGCGTTCGGGTACGCGGCCGCCGGCCCGCTCGCGCTGCCGTGCGACGCCGACGCCTTCGTGCGGGTGCTGGAGCAGATCGAGGAGGAGGACGCTGCTGGCCAGGCGGCCGCCGTGGCGAGGTGCGGCTTTGTCAGGGGACACTCCGCGTACCGGCTGCTCGTCCCCGCCCGGCCTCTCCTCGTCGGCCGGTCCTAG
- the LOC136546572 gene encoding large ribosomal subunit protein eL8y-like has protein sequence MAPKRGGRAPVPAKKKTDKVVNPLFEKRPKQFGIGGALPPKKDLHRFVKWPKVVRIQRQRRILKQRLKVPPALNQFTRTLDKNLATNLFKMLLKYRPEDKAAKKERLLKRAQAENEGKTVEVKKPIVVKYGLNHVTYLIEQNKAQLVVIAHDVDPIELVVWLPALCRKMEVPYCIVKGKARLGSIVHKKTASVLCLTTVKNEDKLEFSKILEAIKANFNDKFDEVRKKWGGGIMGSKSQAKTKAREKLLAKEAAQRMT, from the exons ATG GCCCCGAAGCGAGGTGGCAGGGCGCCGGTGCCGGCCAAGAAGAAGACG GATAAAGTTGTGAACCCTCTGTTCGAGAAGAGGCCGAAGCAGTTCGGCATCGGCGGAGCGTTGCCGCCCAAGAAGGACCTGCACCGGTTTGTGAAGTGGCCCAAGGTCGTGCGCATCCAGCGCCAGCGCCGCATCCTCAAGCAGCGCCTCAAGGTGCCACCGGCGCTTAACCAGTTCACCCGCACCCTTGACAAGAACCTCG CTACCAACCTGTTCAAGATGCTTCTCAAGTACCGGCCTGAAGACAAGGCTGCCAAGAAGGAGAGGCTTCTGAAGAGGGCTCAGGCTGAGAATGAAGGAAAAACTGTTGAGGTCAAGAAACCAATTGTTGTTAAGTATGGCCTTAACCATGTGACTTACCTCATTGAGCAG AACAAAGCTCAGCTTGTTGTCATCGCTCATGATGTGGATCCGATTGAACTTGTTGTGTGGCTTCCAGCCCTGTGCAGGAAGATGGAGGTCCCTTACTGCATTGTTAAAGGAAAGGCTCGCCTTGGATCG ATTGTTCACAAGAAGACTGCATCAGTCTTGTGTCTGACCACTGTTAAGAACGAGGACAAGCTTGAGTTCAGCAAGATCTTGGAGGCTATTAAG GCAAACTTCAACGACAAGTTTGATGAGGTCAGGAAGAAGTGGGGAGGTGGCATCATGGGCTCCAAGTCGCAGGCCAAGACCAAGGCCAGGGAAAAGCTGCTCGCCAAGGAGGCTGCGCAGCGGATGACCTAG
- the LOC136546575 gene encoding bidirectional sugar transporter SWEET11-like, protein MAGGLFSMEHPWASAFGILGNIISFLVFLAPVPTFLRVYRKKSTEGFSSVPYVVALFSCTLWILYALVKTNSSPLLTINAFGCVVEATYILLYLIYAPRGARLRTLASFFLLDVAAFAVIVVVAVVLVAEPHRVRVLGSICLAFSMAVFVAPLSVIFVVIRTKSAEFMPFTLSFFLTLSAVAWFLYGLFTKDPYVTLPNVGGFFFGCIQMVLYCCYRKPKSASSVVLPTTTSAAALAQLEAEMELPLAAHQAVAVLPTCAAPVLAELQKLEEAMGSPRKLGGVKAV, encoded by the exons ATGGCAGGAGGGCTCTTCTCCATGGAGCACCCATGGGCCTCTGCTTTTGGCATTCTAG GCAACATCATCTCCTTCCTGGTGTTCCTCGCACCAGT GCCGACGTTCCTTCGCGTGTACCGGAAGAAGTCGACGGAGGGGTTCAGCTCGGTGCCGTACGTGGTGGCTCTGTTCAGCTGCACGCTGTGGATCCTGTACGCGCTGGTGAAGACCAACTCCAGCCCGCTGCTGACCATCAACGCCTTCGGCTGCGTGGTGGAGGCCACCTACATCCTCCTCTACCTCATCTACGCGCCGCGGGGCGCCAGGCTGAGGACGCtcgcctccttcttcctcctcgacgTGGCAGCCTTCgcggtcatcgtcgtcgtcgccgtcgtgctCGTCGCGGAGCCGCACCGCGTCAGGGTGCTCGGCAGCATCTGCCTCGCCTTCTCCATGGCCGTCTTTGTCGCGCCCCTGAGCGTCATC TTTGTTGTGATCAGGACCAAGAGTGCCGAGTTCATGCCCTTcaccctctccttcttcctcaccCTCAGCGCCGTCGCCTGGTTCTTGTACGGCCTCTTCACCAAGGACCCCTACGTCACG CTCCCGAACGTGGGCGGCTTCTTCTTCGGTTGCATCCAGATGGTGCTCTACTGCTGCTACCGCAAGCCCAAGTCGGCATCGTCCGTGGTCCTGCCCACGACGACGTCCGCCGCCGCCCTGGCGCAGCTGGAGGCGGAGATGGAGCTGCCCCTCGCCGCCCACCAGGCGGTGGCCGTGCTGCCCACGTGCGCGGCCCCGGTGCTGGCGGAGCTGCAGAAGCTGGAGGAGGCCATGGGGTCGCCGCGCAAGCTAGGCGGCGTCAAGGCCGTCTGA